One part of the Nostoc sp. PCC 7120 = FACHB-418 genome encodes these proteins:
- a CDS encoding indolepyruvate ferredoxin oxidoreductase subunit alpha yields the protein MPHTIVTDVCEGVADCVDACPVACIHEGPGKNVKGTDWYWIDFSTCIDCGICLQVCPVEKAIVPEERPDLQKTP from the coding sequence ATGCCACACACTATTGTTACTGATGTTTGTGAAGGTGTTGCCGACTGCGTAGATGCTTGTCCAGTGGCTTGTATTCATGAAGGCCCTGGTAAAAATGTCAAGGGAACAGATTGGTACTGGATTGATTTTTCCACTTGTATTGATTGTGGTATCTGTCTACAAGTATGCCCTGTAGAAAAGGCGATCGTGCCAGAAGAAAGACCAGATTTGCAGAAGACTCCGTAA
- a CDS encoding ATP phosphoribosyltransferase regulatory subunit: MVYQPAAGARDLLPLDVAQKRWIEDKLQQVFHRWGYHRIITSTLERMDTLMAGEAIQRQMVIQLQNSEDEELGLRPELTASIARAVVTRMANLRHPQRLYYNANVFRRIWENRHNRQQEFYQAGVELLGVGGLLANAEVLLLAGNCLTALGLQDWHLILGEAGITRSLLDAFPINLRAKVRSAIAHLDRITIDTLPLTDELRERARIMLDLRGNSADVLQKVSSLNLDAEQQEAVNNLKSLVELLESGGKFPIILDLSLIQTIDYYTGLVFEIVNNTDSQARVLGRGGRYDQLLGLYHPQGENIPGIGFVLNIEDLYQVLLSTQQLPQETPASDWLVVPENPAAHSAAFAYAQKLRESPDLVRVELDLGSTDRATIKQYARDRSIAQIAWIKADGSPIIEKVSQ; encoded by the coding sequence ATGGTGTATCAACCAGCAGCGGGAGCCAGGGATTTATTACCTTTAGATGTGGCTCAAAAACGCTGGATTGAAGATAAGTTACAACAAGTGTTTCACCGTTGGGGTTATCACAGAATCATAACCTCAACGCTGGAACGCATGGATACCTTGATGGCGGGTGAAGCAATTCAACGTCAGATGGTGATTCAACTACAAAATTCTGAAGATGAAGAGTTGGGATTGCGTCCAGAGTTGACGGCTTCTATTGCTCGTGCTGTTGTTACGCGCATGGCAAATCTGCGTCATCCCCAGCGCCTTTACTACAATGCCAACGTCTTTCGTCGCATCTGGGAAAATAGGCATAATCGCCAGCAAGAGTTTTATCAAGCTGGTGTGGAATTATTGGGTGTCGGTGGACTGTTGGCCAATGCGGAAGTGTTGCTGTTGGCGGGTAATTGTTTGACAGCATTGGGTTTACAGGATTGGCATTTAATTTTAGGTGAAGCGGGAATCACCCGATCGCTTTTAGATGCTTTTCCCATCAATTTACGTGCTAAAGTGCGTAGTGCGATCGCTCACCTTGACCGCATTACAATAGACACACTCCCCTTAACTGACGAACTGCGCGAACGTGCCAGAATCATGCTGGATTTGCGAGGAAACAGCGCCGATGTGTTGCAGAAAGTCAGTAGCCTCAATTTAGATGCAGAACAGCAAGAGGCGGTCAATAACCTCAAGTCTCTAGTAGAGTTATTAGAATCTGGGGGTAAATTTCCGATAATTCTCGACCTGAGTCTGATTCAAACCATAGACTACTACACTGGTCTTGTATTTGAGATTGTCAACAATACTGATTCACAAGCAAGAGTTTTAGGGCGGGGTGGACGCTACGACCAGCTTTTAGGGTTGTATCATCCCCAAGGAGAAAATATTCCGGGGATTGGATTTGTCCTGAATATTGAAGACTTATACCAAGTTCTTTTATCTACACAGCAATTACCACAGGAAACCCCAGCTAGTGATTGGTTAGTCGTGCCAGAAAACCCAGCAGCCCATAGTGCGGCTTTTGCCTACGCTCAAAAACTACGTGAATCTCCTGATTTAGTTAGAGTAGAATTAGACTTGGGTAGCACAGATAGAGCAACCATTAAACAATATGCCCGCGATCGCAGTATTGCCCAAATCGCTTGGATCAAAGCCGACGGATCACCAATAATTGAAAAGGTGAGTCAGTAG
- a CDS encoding J domain-containing protein, with translation MSLRIDRGLFKYDFIDHHAILCVAVDADAKEIRKRYLKIARHLHPDSSTIVTETEKKLASELLSKLVNPAYETLSVERTRSEYIIVLSQIGKRLLQESASIELTTDLAKQLASAPNFDLLYKSAIAKMGETQYNSLKEAIPIISQISELNLVYLMRTAGKALAAPAPAAKSTVSSTSTQPTNNSAPPPPELPKEDSSVDQYLRRAQTLIDKNQFPPAEVELKDALKIAPKSSRCHSLLAFIYLKQNKLKMAKIHFDNALKLDPNDQTALTWKPKIDKALGQQSSSSNVNAPSSNGDKQSDKSGGGLFGGLFGGKKK, from the coding sequence ATGTCTCTGAGAATAGATCGTGGATTATTTAAATATGATTTCATAGACCATCACGCAATCTTGTGTGTAGCTGTTGATGCAGATGCTAAAGAAATCCGCAAGCGATATCTGAAAATTGCTCGCCATTTACACCCTGATAGCAGTACTATCGTCACCGAGACAGAAAAAAAATTAGCTAGCGAATTATTATCAAAGTTGGTAAATCCAGCTTATGAGACACTATCAGTAGAACGAACTCGTTCAGAGTACATTATTGTTTTATCCCAAATAGGTAAGCGTTTATTACAGGAATCAGCTTCCATTGAACTGACTACTGATTTAGCTAAACAGTTAGCATCTGCCCCCAATTTTGATTTACTTTATAAAAGTGCGATCGCTAAAATGGGGGAAACTCAATATAACTCGCTCAAAGAGGCAATTCCCATCATTTCCCAAATTAGCGAGTTGAATTTAGTTTACTTGATGCGGACTGCGGGGAAAGCTCTTGCCGCACCAGCACCAGCCGCTAAATCCACAGTTAGCTCAACCTCCACTCAGCCAACCAACAACTCTGCACCACCCCCACCAGAACTACCAAAAGAAGATTCGTCTGTTGACCAGTATTTGCGCCGCGCTCAAACTTTGATTGACAAAAACCAATTCCCCCCAGCCGAAGTAGAGTTGAAAGATGCGCTGAAGATAGCTCCTAAGAGCAGCCGTTGTCATAGCTTGCTGGCTTTTATATATCTGAAGCAAAATAAGCTGAAAATGGCAAAAATTCATTTCGATAATGCCCTAAAATTAGACCCCAATGATCAAACAGCGTTGACATGGAAACCTAAAATAGATAAGGCTCTAGGTCAACAATCTAGTAGCTCTAATGTCAATGCACCTTCCAGTAATGGCGATAAACAGTCAGATAAATCTGGAGGTGGTTTGTTTGGTGGCTTGTTTGGTGGGAAGAAAAAATAG
- a CDS encoding inositol monophosphatase family protein encodes MTNLQTFLDIATEAALAAGAVLQGYLGKLEDAITEKGRPGDLVTAADKASEAVVLEIIRRHFPQHSILAEESGKLGNQDNEYLWAIDPLDGTTNYAHQYPAFCVSIGLLINGVPQVGVIYDPFHDELFRGAAGLGATRNRRPIKVSDTSELSKSLLVTGFAYDRRETPDNNYAEFCHLTHLTQGVRRSGSAALDLAHVACGRVDGYWERGISPWDVVAGVILLEEAGGKVTAYDSTPLKIATGRILATNGSIHDNLSRALMQVPPLSAWE; translated from the coding sequence ATGACTAATTTACAAACTTTTCTCGATATTGCGACAGAAGCCGCCTTGGCTGCGGGGGCGGTTTTACAGGGTTATTTGGGTAAGTTAGAGGACGCAATCACGGAAAAAGGTCGTCCTGGTGATTTAGTGACCGCCGCCGATAAAGCCTCAGAAGCGGTAGTTTTAGAAATTATTCGTCGTCACTTTCCTCAACACTCCATTTTGGCTGAGGAGTCGGGAAAGTTGGGGAATCAAGATAATGAATATCTTTGGGCGATCGATCCCTTAGATGGGACGACTAATTACGCGCACCAATACCCAGCTTTTTGTGTGTCTATTGGGCTATTAATTAACGGTGTACCCCAGGTTGGTGTGATTTACGACCCATTTCATGATGAGTTATTCCGGGGGGCTGCTGGTTTGGGTGCAACACGCAATCGTCGTCCTATCAAGGTTTCTGATACTTCAGAATTGAGTAAAAGCTTGTTGGTAACTGGATTTGCCTACGATCGCCGGGAAACACCAGATAATAACTATGCAGAATTTTGCCACCTCACTCATCTCACCCAAGGCGTAAGGCGTAGCGGTTCAGCCGCCTTAGATTTAGCCCACGTAGCTTGTGGTCGTGTCGATGGTTATTGGGAACGAGGAATATCTCCTTGGGATGTTGTCGCTGGGGTGATTCTATTAGAGGAAGCGGGCGGCAAAGTTACTGCCTATGATAGTACTCCCTTAAAAATTGCCACTGGCAGAATTCTGGCAACGAATGGTTCTATTCACGACAATCTGAGTCGGGCATTAATGCAAGTACCGCCACTATCGGCTTGGGAATAA
- a CDS encoding thermonuclease family protein encodes MKSKSKMNNQGAEGRGQEEKPQGGFPSGRTSLRDATRTGAGGRGESFLRSTCTLTHFPRFLTWVQKLAMFACLLLLVSCQAKNPATTATQVRIARVVSGQTLEVVGMAEQPNLISQVRLIGVDAPDLRQRPWGNQSKEFLEQSIGDLDKPVMLEFDLEAKDTIGRTLAYVWKDDKLLNEQVVKQGYALFVERSPNHKYDQRLERAQQWARIMGQGIWSSDKPMRQTPTEFRRLNR; translated from the coding sequence ATGAAGAGTAAAAGCAAGATGAATAACCAGGGTGCAGAGGGCAGGGGTCAGGAAGAGAAGCCGCAAGGAGGGTTTCCCTCCGGGCGAACTTCCCTACGGGACGCTACGCGAACGGGGGCAGGAGGTAGGGGGGAAAGCTTCCTTCGCTCCACCTGCACCCTAACCCACTTCCCACGCTTCCTCACCTGGGTACAAAAACTCGCCATGTTCGCCTGTCTATTACTGCTGGTGAGTTGTCAAGCCAAAAATCCTGCCACAACGGCAACTCAGGTCAGGATCGCGCGGGTGGTGAGTGGCCAGACTTTAGAAGTTGTGGGCATGGCGGAACAACCAAATTTAATTTCTCAAGTGCGATTAATTGGCGTGGATGCACCGGATTTGCGCCAACGTCCTTGGGGCAATCAGTCCAAGGAATTTTTAGAACAATCCATAGGCGATTTAGACAAACCTGTAATGTTGGAGTTTGATCTTGAAGCCAAAGACACAATTGGTCGGACGTTGGCTTACGTGTGGAAAGATGACAAGTTATTAAATGAACAGGTAGTTAAACAAGGGTATGCTTTGTTTGTAGAGCGATCGCCTAACCACAAATACGATCAGCGTCTAGAACGCGCCCAACAATGGGCAAGAATCATGGGTCAAGGTATTTGGAGTTCCGATAAACCCATGCGTCAAACACCTACTGAGTTTCGTCGCCTGAATCGTTAG
- a CDS encoding 2Fe-2S iron-sulfur cluster-binding protein, giving the protein MSETHTVKVRDRATGKQYTLKVPEDRYILHTAEQQGVELPFSCRNGACTTCAVRVVSGDIYQPEAVGLSLELRRQGYALLCVSYARSDLEVETQDEDEVYELQFGRYFAKGRVKAGLPLDEE; this is encoded by the coding sequence ATGTCCGAGACACACACAGTTAAAGTACGCGATCGCGCCACTGGCAAACAGTATACCCTAAAAGTACCAGAAGACCGATATATCTTACACACGGCCGAACAACAAGGGGTGGAATTGCCATTTTCTTGTCGCAATGGGGCTTGCACCACTTGTGCTGTCAGGGTCGTATCTGGTGACATTTATCAACCAGAGGCAGTGGGATTATCCCTAGAGTTGCGTCGTCAAGGTTATGCTTTGTTATGCGTCAGTTATGCCCGTTCTGATTTGGAAGTAGAAACACAAGACGAAGATGAAGTTTATGAGCTTCAGTTTGGGCGCTATTTTGCCAAGGGAAGAGTGAAAGCCGGTTTACCCTTAGATGAAGAGTAA
- the miaE gene encoding tRNA isopentenyl-2-thiomethyl-A-37 hydroxylase MiaE — protein sequence MLTPVLPKINVLKQTTSEAWIEQAIANLDIILLDHSHCERKAAGVALNFMFRYPSNTKMVRELTAIAREELEHFELVNQWLERRNIPLAPLPPPPYGAGLKAAARTNEPERFLDSLLVTGLIEARSHERLGLLATHCPEPELAKFYKGLMASEARHFGTYWVLADTYFDREIVSQRLDELAIVESELLENLHPEPRIHS from the coding sequence GTGCTTACCCCCGTGTTACCAAAAATCAATGTACTAAAGCAAACTACGAGTGAGGCTTGGATAGAACAAGCGATCGCTAACTTAGATATCATATTGCTTGACCACTCCCACTGCGAACGCAAAGCGGCGGGTGTGGCTTTAAATTTTATGTTTCGCTACCCATCCAATACCAAAATGGTAAGGGAATTAACGGCGATCGCCCGTGAAGAATTAGAACATTTTGAACTGGTAAATCAGTGGCTAGAACGCCGCAATATACCCCTAGCACCCCTACCCCCTCCTCCCTATGGCGCTGGCTTAAAAGCGGCTGCACGTACCAACGAACCCGAACGCTTTTTAGATTCCTTACTCGTGACTGGTTTAATCGAAGCACGAAGTCACGAACGCTTAGGCTTATTAGCTACACACTGTCCCGAACCAGAACTAGCCAAGTTTTATAAAGGTTTGATGGCCTCAGAGGCGCGACACTTTGGTACATATTGGGTTTTAGCGGATACTTACTTTGACCGGGAAATTGTTAGTCAAAGGCTCGATGAATTAGCTATTGTTGAAAGTGAGTTACTGGAAAATTTACACCCAGAACCTAGAATTCATAGTTAG
- a CDS encoding VOC family protein, whose amino-acid sequence MQIQLTHIRLLVSNYKDCFLFYRDALGFFIDWGDENSGYAELHTGDSIKLALFRKELMAEAVPSAYQPSAIECQNKVALVFAVDNVDEFYYHLKDHNAIIVTQPLNRPEWGLRTAHFRDPDGNLIEIFSNMSNVN is encoded by the coding sequence ATGCAGATACAGTTAACACATATCAGGTTGCTTGTCTCCAACTACAAAGATTGTTTTTTATTCTATCGAGATGCACTCGGATTTTTTATCGATTGGGGTGACGAAAATAGTGGTTATGCTGAGTTACATACCGGCGACTCTATTAAGTTAGCTTTGTTCAGAAAAGAATTAATGGCGGAAGCTGTCCCCAGTGCTTATCAACCTTCAGCGATTGAATGTCAGAACAAAGTAGCTTTAGTTTTCGCTGTAGATAACGTAGATGAGTTTTATTATCATCTCAAAGACCATAATGCAATCATTGTCACACAACCTCTAAACCGTCCAGAATGGGGATTAAGAACAGCACATTTCCGCGATCCTGATGGTAATTTAATTGAAATTTTTAGCAATATGAGCAATGTTAATTAA
- a CDS encoding HigA family addiction module antitoxin: MARPPIHPGEILADEITELAMTASDLARVLHVPKNRITEIINGRRGITADTALRLGQYFGTGGEFWLNLQKNYELRLAEQTSGKEIQETICPRILVS, from the coding sequence ATGGCACGCCCACCAATCCACCCCGGAGAAATTCTTGCTGACGAAATTACTGAACTCGCTATGACTGCGAGTGATTTAGCGCGTGTTCTCCATGTTCCCAAAAACAGAATTACTGAAATCATTAATGGCAGACGAGGGATAACAGCCGATACAGCTTTGCGATTAGGACAATATTTTGGAACTGGTGGAGAATTCTGGTTAAATCTTCAAAAGAATTATGAGCTAAGGTTAGCTGAACAAACATCAGGGAAAGAAATACAAGAAACTATTTGTCCTCGTATCTTAGTATCTTGA
- a CDS encoding type II toxin-antitoxin system RelE/ParE family toxin: MSPSDEYPKYKDKRTEKFALGERVKEFQSFERQAQKRLDIIDAAPNKEVLMQLPSNRFESLGGDRKGQYSIRINEQWRICFNWPDDFLKPFNIEITDYH; the protein is encoded by the coding sequence ATGTCTCCATCAGATGAATACCCTAAATATAAAGATAAAAGGACGGAGAAATTTGCTTTAGGAGAAAGGGTTAAAGAGTTTCAATCTTTTGAGAGACAAGCACAAAAACGATTAGATATTATAGATGCAGCCCCTAATAAGGAAGTGCTAATGCAACTACCAAGTAATCGTTTTGAGTCATTAGGAGGCGATAGAAAAGGTCAGTACAGTATCCGAATTAATGAGCAGTGGAGAATTTGTTTTAACTGGCCTGATGATTTTCTTAAGCCCTTCAACATAGAGATTACAGATTATCACTGA
- a CDS encoding GNAT family N-acetyltransferase, producing MNSYYQDFLIRNWQKSDRTKASSVISYVLSEYGLGWEPKGADRDVLQVEECYLATGGEFWVIEHQSQIVGTGAYYPVNRGEKAVEIRKMYLLPSVRGLGLGKYLLQQLEAAITSRGFQEIWIETASVLVEAVKLYENHGYQPATGVETTRCDRVYVKFLK from the coding sequence ATGAACAGCTACTATCAAGACTTCTTAATTCGTAACTGGCAAAAAAGCGATCGCACTAAAGCCTCCTCAGTCATCAGTTACGTATTATCAGAATACGGTTTAGGTTGGGAACCCAAAGGTGCAGACCGCGATGTGTTGCAAGTAGAAGAATGTTACTTAGCAACTGGGGGTGAGTTTTGGGTAATTGAACACCAAAGCCAAATAGTAGGTACTGGGGCATACTACCCTGTAAATCGCGGGGAAAAGGCTGTAGAAATCAGGAAAATGTATCTTTTACCCAGTGTTAGGGGTTTGGGTTTGGGGAAATATTTGTTACAACAGTTAGAAGCAGCGATCACCTCTCGTGGTTTTCAAGAAATTTGGATTGAAACAGCCAGTGTTTTGGTAGAAGCAGTCAAGCTATATGAAAATCATGGCTACCAACCAGCCACGGGAGTGGAAACAACGCGGTGCGATCGCGTCTATGTCAAATTCCTCAAGTAG
- a CDS encoding ComF family protein, producing the protein MPTWSRHFQGLLDLFLQSNCPLCQRPTSTELCPNCTRQLQKCHHKHPHALWKQPIPVFSWGLYGGTLKRAIALMKYDNQPQIARPLGQWLGETWLLHSLHQTTQILVVPIPLHPSKQKQRGYNQAALIAQSFCQTTGLKLQLNGLARVRQTTAQFGLSVSERENNLAEAFAIGQDFRHSCPKSPVLLIDDIYTTGATVKSAVQILRQNEITVLGLATTASAVKDRYIKN; encoded by the coding sequence ATGCCAACATGGAGTCGCCACTTTCAAGGTCTGCTTGACCTGTTTTTGCAATCTAACTGTCCTCTGTGTCAAAGACCTACATCTACTGAATTGTGTCCTAACTGCACCAGACAATTACAAAAATGCCATCATAAACACCCTCATGCTTTGTGGAAACAGCCGATACCCGTATTTAGCTGGGGTTTGTATGGTGGTACTCTCAAACGAGCGATCGCACTGATGAAGTACGATAATCAACCCCAAATTGCCCGTCCTTTGGGACAATGGCTAGGAGAAACTTGGTTGTTACATTCTCTTCATCAAACAACACAAATTTTAGTTGTACCGATCCCACTCCACCCCAGCAAGCAAAAACAAAGAGGATACAATCAAGCAGCCTTAATTGCTCAAAGCTTTTGCCAAACAACTGGACTAAAATTGCAACTAAATGGTTTGGCGAGAGTGCGCCAGACAACAGCGCAGTTTGGTTTATCAGTATCTGAACGAGAAAATAACTTGGCTGAAGCTTTTGCAATTGGTCAAGATTTTCGTCATAGCTGCCCAAAAAGCCCAGTATTGTTAATAGATGATATTTACACCACTGGTGCTACTGTTAAATCTGCCGTGCAGATACTGCGTCAAAATGAAATCACTGTCTTAGGGTTAGCAACTACAGCCAGTGCTGTAAAAGATAGATACATCAAAAATTAA
- a CDS encoding PPC domain-containing protein, with amino-acid sequence MISKFLTKNFTRINIFPATLMAIAISTTAAFAQSKLYSPILLTEFKELSDALSDKDIPTGQGGFARDYAVKLNKGDNLAVDLSSESFDSIITLLAPDGSTLAENDDGPDGTSNSLLFTRINETGTFIIRVRSFGETGVGPFKLKVTKLQPMK; translated from the coding sequence ATGATCAGTAAATTTCTGACTAAAAATTTCACAAGAATAAATATATTTCCCGCTACGTTAATGGCAATTGCCATCAGTACAACAGCAGCATTTGCTCAAAGTAAGTTGTACAGTCCTATCTTGTTGACTGAGTTTAAAGAACTTTCTGATGCGCTTTCAGATAAAGACATTCCCACAGGTCAGGGTGGATTTGCCCGTGACTATGCGGTCAAGCTGAATAAGGGGGATAATCTAGCAGTTGATTTATCTTCAGAAAGTTTTGACAGTATCATCACACTACTTGCACCTGATGGCTCAACATTAGCAGAAAATGATGACGGCCCCGATGGCACTAGCAATTCTCTACTGTTTACCCGCATCAATGAAACAGGGACTTTTATTATTCGTGTCCGGTCTTTTGGTGAAACTGGGGTTGGGCCTTTTAAACTCAAGGTGACTAAGTTGCAACCAATGAAATAA
- a CDS encoding RNA recognition motif domain-containing protein has product MSIYVGNLSYDVTEESLNAVFAEYGSVKRVQLPVDRETGRVRGFGFVEMGSDAEETAAIEALDGAEWMGRDLKVNKAKPREDRGGSRGSFGGNRSNNNFRNRY; this is encoded by the coding sequence ATGTCTATTTATGTTGGTAATCTTTCTTACGACGTTACAGAAGAAAGCTTGAATGCCGTATTTGCAGAATATGGTTCTGTAAAGCGGGTTCAGCTACCTGTAGACCGTGAAACCGGCCGTGTACGCGGCTTTGGATTCGTGGAAATGGGCAGTGATGCAGAAGAAACAGCAGCAATTGAAGCACTTGACGGTGCTGAGTGGATGGGACGCGACCTTAAAGTAAATAAGGCTAAACCCAGAGAAGACAGAGGCGGTTCTAGGGGTTCCTTTGGCGGCAATCGCAGCAACAACAACTTCCGTAACCGCTATTAA
- a CDS encoding carbonic anhydrase: protein MSSTLYRRQLLKLLGMSVLGTSFSSCVTSPARAKTVNWGYIGKVGPEHWGELSPDFALCQIGRKQTPIDLQIADVKDVHSSSQDLLVTNYQPTALHLINNGKTVQVNYQPGSYLKYAHQKFELLQFHFHHFSEHRVDGKLYDMELHLVHRSKSGDLAVMGIFLQAGAFNPTLQIIWDATPQNQGTDKRIEDINIDASQFLPAQHRFFTYSGSLTTPPCSENVLWCVMATPIEASPAQIAKFSQMFPQNARPVQPLNDRLVIEAI from the coding sequence ATGAGTAGTACTTTATATCGAAGGCAACTACTGAAATTATTGGGTATGAGTGTCTTGGGAACCTCATTTTCTAGTTGTGTCACATCTCCAGCTAGGGCAAAAACGGTAAACTGGGGATATATCGGCAAAGTAGGCCCAGAGCATTGGGGTGAGCTTTCCCCTGACTTTGCCCTTTGCCAAATAGGCAGAAAACAAACGCCGATTGATTTGCAGATTGCAGATGTGAAAGATGTCCACAGCAGCAGTCAAGATTTGTTAGTTACCAATTATCAGCCAACGGCATTACACCTAATCAACAACGGTAAAACAGTCCAAGTCAACTATCAACCAGGCAGTTATCTCAAGTATGCTCACCAAAAATTTGAGCTGCTTCAGTTTCACTTTCATCACTTCAGCGAACATCGGGTTGATGGGAAATTATATGATATGGAACTCCATTTAGTTCACCGGAGTAAATCTGGCGACTTAGCCGTTATGGGTATTTTCTTGCAAGCAGGAGCATTTAACCCGACGCTGCAAATTATCTGGGATGCCACACCTCAAAACCAAGGAACAGACAAAAGAATAGAGGATATAAATATAGACGCTTCCCAATTTCTCCCAGCACAACACAGATTTTTTACTTATTCTGGCTCTCTGACAACCCCACCCTGTTCAGAAAATGTTCTCTGGTGCGTAATGGCGACACCTATCGAAGCCTCTCCTGCACAGATAGCTAAGTTTAGTCAAATGTTTCCCCAAAACGCACGTCCAGTGCAACCTCTCAACGATCGCCTAGTTATCGAAGCCATTTAA
- a CDS encoding cyclic nucleotide-binding domain-containing protein — protein MLSPVVTIAIFQKQPNPQVFSAGQVIFEEGQAGDYMYGIVEGTVDLLINGKVVETIEAGEIFGTGILVGVNHRNYTAIAKTDCQLAYLDEKRFLFAVQETPMFALNVLRNYSERLSRLQRLV, from the coding sequence ATGTTAAGTCCTGTAGTGACGATCGCCATCTTTCAAAAGCAACCCAATCCTCAGGTATTTTCAGCAGGTCAAGTCATCTTTGAAGAAGGACAAGCGGGTGATTATATGTACGGTATTGTAGAAGGAACTGTTGATTTATTGATCAACGGTAAGGTTGTAGAAACAATAGAGGCTGGAGAAATCTTCGGTACAGGTATATTAGTAGGAGTGAATCATCGGAACTATACAGCGATCGCTAAAACTGATTGTCAACTAGCTTACTTAGATGAGAAAAGGTTCTTATTCGCTGTCCAAGAAACACCAATGTTTGCTCTCAATGTCTTGAGAAATTACTCAGAACGTCTCAGCCGTTTGCAACGTTTAGTTTAA
- a CDS encoding VOC family protein, whose product MVTTAQSLNSVLSPGNLRRVHHIALNVKDMQASRHFYGTILGLYELTGDEVPATLVELVATGKVANFATPDGTILDLFWTPDLTPANPDPEQSFTRAYHLAFDIDPGLFEQAVAVVRENKIAIAHGPVTRPTGRGVYFYDPDGFMIEIRCDPQSGTSK is encoded by the coding sequence ATGGTAACTACTGCTCAATCCCTAAACAGCGTGCTTTCACCGGGTAATCTGCGTAGAGTGCATCATATTGCTCTTAATGTTAAAGATATGCAGGCTTCCCGCCATTTTTACGGTACTATCCTGGGATTATATGAACTCACAGGCGATGAAGTACCAGCTACTTTGGTGGAACTTGTCGCCACTGGAAAAGTTGCTAACTTCGCCACCCCCGACGGTACAATTCTAGACTTATTTTGGACACCTGATTTAACACCAGCAAACCCAGACCCAGAACAAAGTTTTACTAGAGCCTACCATTTAGCATTTGATATTGATCCTGGGTTATTTGAGCAAGCAGTGGCAGTTGTGCGAGAAAATAAAATTGCGATCGCTCATGGCCCCGTCACTCGTCCAACTGGTAGAGGTGTTTACTTCTACGACCCCGACGGCTTCATGATTGAAATTCGCTGCGACCCACAATCAGGAACTAGCAAATAA